A genomic segment from Pangasianodon hypophthalmus isolate fPanHyp1 chromosome 25, fPanHyp1.pri, whole genome shotgun sequence encodes:
- the yju2b gene encoding probable splicing factor YJU2B, whose product MGERKGVNKYYPPDFDPAKHRSINGYWNTHPLRERARKLSQGILIIRFEMPYNIWCDGCKNHIGMGVRYNAEKKKVGNYYTTPIYRFRMKCHLCVNYIEMQTDPATCDYVIVSGARRKEERWNMAENEQILTTERTEKEKLETDPMYKLDHGGKDKEKLRAAIPSLSELQEHQAGWKDDFELNSALRRKFRDEKKVICEEEEKDNAVRKRLGLSIPLVPEKDEDKKLASLLTFQSPDSYEGRQHTKRQQIASRSWFSPSSSTPSGSAVGNLLNKLGQKGRDAAAARALNATPSSSLVRRRSDGGGTVVDNASLTSCSSQASVSCPNIAASDLENADSFPVHCLEETQDTCRLTTEEHAGKPAPEVHCGTERHSSIESCSAKSLVADYSDSDSESGQ is encoded by the exons ATG ggagagagaaaaggagtgAACAAATATTACCCTCCAGATTTTGACCCTGCTAAG CATCGCTCTATCAATGGCTACTGGAACACTCATCCACTGCGCGAGAGAGCCAGGAAGCTCTCGCAGGGCATCCTCATtatcag gtttgAGATGCCCTACAATATCTGGTGCGACGGCTGTAAGAATCACATAGGCATGG gGGTTCGATACAATGCGGAAAAGAAGAAAGTGGGCAATTACTACACTACGCCAATATACAG GTTCAGAATGAAGTGCCACCTGTGTGTGAACTACATCGAGATGCAGACAGATCCAGCCACGTGCGATTACGTCATCGTGAGCGGCGCGAGGCGCAAAGAGGAGAGGTGGAACATGgctgaaaatgaacaaatactCACCACCG AACGCACTGAGAAGGAAAAGCTAGAGACCGATCCCATGTACAAGCTGGATCACGGCGGGAAAGACAAAGAGAAGCTTCGTGCCGCCATTCCATCTCTCTCCGAGCTGCAAGAGCACCAGGCTGGATGGAAAGACGACTTTGAGCTCAACAGCGCCCTCCGCAGGAAGTTTAGG GATGAGAAGAAGGTCATAtgtgaagaggaggagaaagataACGCCGTGAGGAAGAGGCTGGGTCTGTCTATACCTTTGGTACCGGAAAAGGACGAGGACAAAAAGCTTGCCTCGTTACTCACCTTCCAGAGCCCTGACT catatGAGGGTAGACAGCATACAAAGAGGCAGCAGATCGCCTCTCGCTCCTGGTTTTCTCCGTCTTCCTCCACTCCATCGGGGAGCGCTGTGGGAAACCTCCTGAACAAACTGGGCCAGAAGGGCAGAGACGCCGCCGCTGCCAGAGCTCTTAACGCCACTCCAAGCAGCTCTCTCGTCCGCAGGAGGTCAGATGGTGGCGGCACGGTTGTCGATAATGCCAGCCTGACATCATGTTCCAGCCAGGCGTCTGTTTCATGCCCCAACATCGCCGCTTCAGACTTGGAAAATGCTGATTCGTTTCCCGTACACTGCTTAGAGGAGACACAGGACACCTGTAGACTAACCACAGAGGAGCACGCTGGAAAGCCAGCTCCAGAGGTGCATTGTGGGACGGAAAGGCACAGTAGCATTGAATCCTGCTCTGCAAAGTCACTAGTGGCAGATTACAGTGACTCAGACTCCGAATCGGGTCAGTGA